The following DNA comes from Thermodesulfobacteriota bacterium.
CCAAGCTTCGCCAGCGGTATGGTGAGGTTGCCCGCGCCGGCGAAGAGGTCGAGCACGCGCTCGTTCCCTACGGGGTCGGCGAGGGATACGACCCTCTCGACGAGCCTTTCGTTCTGATAGAGGTTCGCCTGAGAGAAGACACCCACCGCGGCCGAGAAGCTGAGCGGTCCGACGCCGTAACGGAGGATGGTGTCGCCCTGGCTGAGAATTTTTTTCCTGCTTTTCTCCTTCCCTCTCCCCCCTCTTCCCCCCCTGCCCCCCCTTCCTTCGGGTCTCTTGAGCCGTACTTCGAAACCCTTGAGGTGCGCTATGTCCCGGAGGGCGGCCTGCCAGTCGAACTCCGTATCCTCGCTTATGTAAAAGGCCGCCACCGTCTTACGGTCGCTGCCGCTGAATGCGAGGTCCATGGAGTGGAGCGGGGGAATGTTATCTCCCCCTCCGATGGCCGCCTTTATGTCGCGGAACGTGTCGTTCAAGCGCGTCTCCAGGAGCGGGCATTCGTCGATATCGACCACCGTGTGCGACTTCGCCTCGAAGAAGCCCCAGTGCGTTCCGTCCATATGAAAGCGCGCCCTCGACCGGTAGTTAAAGGGTCTTGGAGAAGGGAGGGGGGGCAGCGGCGGATTTGAATCGGGGAGCTCGCACTTGCCGATCCTTCTGAGCGTCTCGACGAATAACTTGCCTTTCCACTCGACCTGCGCGTCGTATTCGATATGCTGCCAGTGGCAGCCCCCGCAGCGGCCGAACACCGGACAGGAAGGGGGGGAGGGTGAGATACGAATGTCCGACGGCTTCAGTATGTCTACTAAAACGCCTTCGGAAAAGCCCTTCTTCTCCGAGACGACCTCAACCGTCACCCTGTCGCCCGGGGCGGTGAAGGGGACGAAGACGACCTTGCCGTCGATCCTCCCCACCCCCTTTCCCCCGTAGGCAAGCGATGTTATATCGACCGTATGCGTCATTGGCGCGGGGCCGCCCCTAACTCCCGGAGCGACCTGAGTGCTCCGGCGTCGTCGGGGTCTATCCTTAAGACCTCTTGAAACTCCCTTATCTCCTCCTCCCTCATCCCTTTTTTCCTGTAGGCCAGGGCGAGGTTATAGTGGGGTTCCACGTGGTCCGGCGCGAGACGTGCGGCTGCGGTAAGTTCCGTTATGGCCATGTCGAGGAGCCCCTTCCTCCCGTAGGCGGTCCCGAGGTTGTTGCGCGCCTCGGCGTATGAAGGGTTGAGGTTCAAGGCCTCTTTGTACTCCCTTATGGCTTCCTCGGCGAGCCCTATAGCATCGTAGGAGTTGCCGAGGTTATTATGCGCCTCGGCGAAGCCGGGCCTT
Coding sequences within:
- a CDS encoding TRAM domain-containing protein, producing MTHTVDITSLAYGGKGVGRIDGKVVFVPFTAPGDRVTVEVVSEKKGFSEGVLVDILKPSDIRISPSPPSCPVFGRCGGCHWQHIEYDAQVEWKGKLFVETLRRIGKCELPDSNPPLPPLPSPRPFNYRSRARFHMDGTHWGFFEAKSHTVVDIDECPLLETRLNDTFRDIKAAIGGGDNIPPLHSMDLAFSGSDRKTVAAFYISEDTEFDWQAALRDIAHLKGFEVRLKRPEGRGGRGGRGGRGKEKSRKKILSQGDTILRYGVGPLSFSAAVGVFSQANLYQNERLVERVVSLADPVGNERVLDLFAGAGNLTIPLAKLG